In Choloepus didactylus isolate mChoDid1 chromosome 18, mChoDid1.pri, whole genome shotgun sequence, a single genomic region encodes these proteins:
- the HAP1 gene encoding LOW QUALITY PROTEIN: huntingtin-associated protein 1 (The sequence of the model RefSeq protein was modified relative to this genomic sequence to represent the inferred CDS: inserted 5 bases in 5 codons; deleted 1 base in 1 codon; substituted 6 bases at 6 genomic stop codons), with protein sequence MTPGWASARGLRTRPQDPERGCAGLVRARPRDPAIVTAASGPQPIPLQSPPRDRLRRRHRRGLDQERELEPELPGVPQSGSGARGGARPAPSCASTLAAGQGNAHSVPDNPDALWTRFIFRGPVDPRATGLGTGKAAGIWKTPAAXVXQRLGVSGPECIAFIRELEEGKRGPRDLGALAPGPPPLVKKISQEGIKGMFNLLEKRERDLNTAARSGQALVQQNRALMEENSKLEASLGLAKEEVRGTQTQMSLQDHLLQLYSDSEDEEXEEKEEEKEEGEEEEEEQHDHLKLCLSYFAPGQFFEQTEQLGTGTPTPCTPAPITVSPGSSQDLPHCCPQLEALQVQLRLLEEENDQLREEVSPTGTLEGEEQMLILDCLEQFSEGSQQMAELXLLVLRMENYXQQQREVTPLWPGVVELQQHCQLYGAEAEKLQEQLSSKKEXQMQFQDQEALPGFQEALAEQXRVSIRRIMTDPLFELCCSEEXQQEQGFEAEEGLMLTMDFVLAEDFMPVEKLVPAEELLALEEVVPAEEREVAEEVEPELEEATWTNVVTSALEASGLGPSHLDIKXILXQLANGQDTRYKWQLRQKMLRKGSPTLQRGSSRPKQTRGRTVVQRPRVPTQGFRRLEEDRANHXPRAWEEEGPSGATQAIGTKALASKGPSQTSPLGASAGGARVSYRVVGSGARSPLPARKPKGC encoded by the exons ATGAC GCCGGGCTGGGCCAGCGCACGCGGACTCAGGACGCGCCCCCAGGACCCCGAGCGGGGCTGCGCGGGGCTGGTCCGGGCCCGACCCCGGGATCCTGCAATAGTGACGGCCGCCTCCGGCCCGCAGCCAATCCCACTCCAGAGCCCTCCGCGGGACCGGCTCCGGCGTAGGCACCGCCGGGGGCTGGACCAGGAGCGGGAGCTGGAGCCGGAGCTGCCCGGGGTCCCCCAGTCCGGCTCGGGAGCCCGAGGTGGAGCTCGCCCGGCCCCTTCGTGCGCGTCCACACTCGCCGCGGGCCAGGGGAATGCCCATTCCGTGCCTGACAACCCGGACGCGCTGTGGACCCGCTTCATATTCCGAGGACCCGTTGATCCCCGGGCCACCGGCCTGGGAACTGGAAAGGCGGCTGGCATCTGGAAGACGCCGGCAGCCTAAG GTCAGCGGCTGGGAGTCTCGGGCCCCGAGTGCATCGCCTTTATTCGGGAGCTGGAGGAAGGTAAACGGGGTCCTCGGGACCTTGGCGCGTTGGCACCTGGACC ACCCCCTCTAGTCAAGAAGATCAGCCAAGAAGGCATCAAAGGGATGTTCAATTTGCTGGAGAAG AGAGAGCGGGACCTTAATACAGCGGCACGCAGCGGCCAGGCCCTGGTGCAACAGAATAGGGCTCTGATGGAGGAGAACAGCAAGTTGGAAGCCAGCCTGGGCTTGGCCAAGGAGGAGGTAAGGGGGA CTCAGACACAGATGAGCTTGCAGGACCACCTCCTTCAGCTCTACTCAGACTCT GAGGATGAGGagtaggaggagaaagaggaggaaaaggaggagggagaagaagaggaagaagagcagCATGATCATCTCAAGCTGTGCCTGTCCTACTTTGCACCTGGGCAATTCTTTGAG caaactgaacagttGGGAACTGGTACCCCCACTCCCTGCACCCCAGCTCCCATCACTGTCTCCCCTGGGAGTTCTCAGGATTTGCCGCACTGCTGCCCTCAGCTGGAAGCCCTGCAGGTGCAGCTCAGGCTTCTAGAGGAAGAGAACGatcagctgagagaggaggtgag CCCAACTGGAACCCTTGAGGGAGAGGAGCAGATGCTCATTCTGGACTGCCTGGAGCAGTTTT ctgagg GCAGCCAGCAGATGGCTGAGCTGTGACTGCTGGTGCTCAGGATGGAGAACT GCCAGCAGCAGAGGGAGGTCACCCCACTGTGGCCCGGGGTTGtggagctgcagcagcactgCCAGTT ATATGGGGCTGAGGCTGAGAAGCTGCAGGAGCAGCTGTCATCGAAGAAAG TCCAGATGCAGTTCCAGGACCAG GAGGCACTTCCTGGTTTCCAGGAGGCCCTGGCTGAGC TCAGGGTGTCTATAAGAAGGATTATGACagatcctct ATTTGAGCTGTGCTGCAGTGAGGAGTGACAGCAGGAACAGGGGTTCGAGGCTGAGGAGGGGTTGATGCTGACAATGGATTTTGTGCTGGCGGAAGATTTCATGCCTGTAGAGAAGCTGGTGCCTGCGGAGGAGCTGCTGGCCCTGGAGGAGGTGGTGCCAGCTGAGGAGAGGGAGGTGGCAGAGGAGGTGGAGCCGGAGCTGGAGGAGGCAACATGGACGAACGTGGTGACCTCAGCCCTGGAGGCCAGTGGCTTGGGCCCCTCACACCTGGACATAAAGTAGATCCTTTAGCAACTGGCCAACGGGCAGGACACCCGTTACAAGTGGCAGCTGAGGCAGAAGATGCTCCGGAAAG gCTCCCCAACCCTGCAGCGTGGCAGCAGCAGGCCAAAACAAACAAGGGGCAGGACCGTGGTGCAGCGGCCCAGGGTGCCGACCCAGGGCTTTCGGAGGCTGGAGGAGGACAGGGCCAACC CgcccagggcctgggaggaagAGGGGCCTTCCGGGGCCACCCAGGCCATTGGAACAAAGGCCTTGGCCAGCAAAGGCCCCAGTCAGACCAGTCCCCTGGGTGCATCTGCAGGTGGGGCTAGGGTCTCCTACAGGGTGGTAGGGAGCGGGGCAAGATCTCCTCTCCCAGCTAGAAAGCCCAAAGGCTGTTGA
- the GAST gene encoding gastrin — protein sequence MQRLFVLVLISTLALAAFSEASWKPLSQLQNTPTGQEPSRGLEPPRPGQLGPVSHPRRQLGLQGPPHLVADLSKKQGPWLEEEEEAYGWMDFGRRSADEGDERP from the exons ATGCAGCGACTCTTTGTGTTGGTGCTCATCTCCACACTGGCTCTGGCCGCCTTCTCAGAAGCATCTTGGAAGCCCCTCTCCCAGCTGCAGAACACGCCCACGGGCCAGGAGCCCAGCAGGGGCCTGGAGCCTCCCCGGCCAGGCCAGCTGGGCCCCGTCTCTCACCCCCGAAGGCAGCTGGGGCTCCAGGGCCCCCCACATCTCGTAGCAG ACCTGTCCAAGAAGCAGGGGCCGTGgctggaggaagaagaggaggcttACGGATGGATGGACTTCGGTCGCCGCAGTGCTGATGAAGGGGATGAACGGCCCTAG